A region of the Pempheris klunzingeri isolate RE-2024b chromosome 6, fPemKlu1.hap1, whole genome shotgun sequence genome:
cttttcttctctgaccAGCTTCCCCACTCTCTTGTGGTCTTGCGGTTGTTAAAAATAGCCTTCCGCAGACACCCTGACAGCATCTAATATTATTGGGATCGAGATGTGGTTAATGAACAGGCTTATGAGTTCCCCACAATGGCTGCCGCACTCGAGGATGTCAGGACACAACTGAGGACTCGAAAAGGGGGAGAGGAGCAGATAATACAAAAAGATAATGGCAATAAAAATACAGTCGCTGTGCATTCGCTTTCTCAACCCTCATTGTTTCACTGTAGAGGGGAGGCATAGCTGTACGGCTCAATGACATTCCTTCACAATGGCTgacttcataaaaaaaaaaaaggcttttagaGGGAATTACAGGGGCTGCGAATTGAAGAGGATGGGTTTTCTCCGCAGCGGTTGCACAATTGGAaaaggagaagaggggaaacGAAAAGTTATATCTGGAATCCAAGTCTGGATATTATATATCAGTCACTCAGTCATCCCCCTTCAGCACCTCACATATACGCCAATGCCAAGCTGTAATTAGGGCTCCCCCCTTCACCCCATTTTATGTCAAATCATGTGTTCTGAATAGAGCGTGTTGCTGGGGCAGGCAGACTACAGCAggggaaaagagacagagggggggagggagggaacgaaagagagagagagagagcgctacAGCAGTGAGAGCAGCGAAGCAAGACAAATCCAGTGGAGGAACCCCCCCTCCAGTCAGATGAACATCGCTgcctcactccctcctcctccttctcctcctcctcctgtctccatcgctgttttttttcccctcctccctcctccctccttctccattATTCATCAGTGCGGTGAGAGTCCCCAGCTCAcggctccagctgctgctgctccagccgATCCACCGAGCCTGCTGGATCTCCACCTAGCCTCGCTACGGTGCCTGCTTTATCCTACATCTATCCTTCCCCAGGCATGGAGACTCAGAGCTGGCccttttctgctgctgagagggagagtgagCCATCATCGAGCTGCTCTCTTAGCTACTGAGAAGAGAAATataagaggagagaagaggggattttttttgtcatttttggcaCTGAAAGAATCCTGTTCGTCTGcctctattttttttccattggaTTACAGTTCTGGCTTTGTGTAGGAACGAGAAAACGGGGTCCAAAATGCCTGAAGCCAATTACCTGCTGTCGGTGTCTTGGGGTTACATTAAGGTGTGTGGCGTTTATCTACGTAGCTGTCGGGATAACGCACTCATTTGATTGTACATCTGTGCTGTGTTGCTGTTCCATTATGGGCCGATTCTAAAGAAATTCAGCATTCTGATAATGTCTATTGTCTTGTGGAGCTTTTCAGGACAATGTGCTAACCTGATTGCACCAAAAGATATTTCCATCATGGTGAGGGGGGTCTGACAGAATGGTGTTTAGTGGCTCAGGCTCCATCTTGAGCCCTCTgcagagctgtgtgtctgtttgtatgtgtgttagtgtgtgtgtgtgtgagtgcatgcgCATGCATCTGTCTGTCATAAACAGCTGCTACTGCAGTCTCCATGTACTGTCAACTGTCTCCCTCAATTATCTCATCTATTCAAAACTGTTCATAATGTGAAAagtacatgaaaaaaatatcacCAAAATGTTGTAACAAAGAGGAATGTAGGGAGcagtgtgcaaattttcctctTGACATCACTGAAATTCTTGCACAGTGACGCAAGTAAAACAGCTAAATAGGTCCCAAAAATGTGATTCAGTGTAATAAAACTGTGAATTGGTTGCAGGGGGTGAATTGAGTGGCATTAAAAGGTGATGGCCTCCCCGCTGGTAACACAAATAATGATCCGCACCCTAATTAATTGCAGGGAAAATGGAGGGGAAAATAAGATGTGCCACTGATTTTACGCTGTAATTAAATAATATCCTTGAGCTGGTGGAATAAAACAGGGTGCTGCTGTATTTTCCATGGAATCTTGTACCATAATTTCTCCCAGGTTTTCCCTCACTGGAAACTGAcgacattttctctctctctaccccctCCTCTCTTGCAGTTTAAGAGAATGTTGAATCGGGAGTTGACGCACCTATCTGAGATGAGTCGGTCTGGGAATCAGGTTTCTGAATTCATCTCCAACACCTTCCTGGGTAAATGAAAGTCTTCTGTACATGCACTCAAAATCACACCAACAGATTCAGCAATTTGGTCTTTATAATCCACCTTAAGTTACCATAACTGTAATTATGACACATGTGTTCaccaaacaaacatacaaaaatgcaaatatcCACAAATACTTAGTGGCTCAAGCAGATCcccatttttctgttttgctgcattgattttgtCTGGGTTCAATTTTTTTACATGATGTTAAGCTGTGCAAGTTGCTCTCGCAGTCTGTGGGGGCGTACCATAAAGCACTGCGCCATTAAGCTTTGTCTAGATGTTTACAGCATTGGGCACAAAATGGCCattaaaattgaaataaaaaatgtacatttctcaAAGtattaagagaaaaaaaatggtattTACGTTGGCTAGATAcagtaaaaagtgcaatttgACTGACATGGGAGCTTGTTAGCCAGAATCCGAGTGAGCGGATTGGAACTGGATGCTCTCAGTGTGGGTTGCACATGCAAGATCTGAGAACAGATAACGATAAAGCTGAATATAGATGCATTTATACTGTCTTTAGAGAGATTGTACATGTGCGTgtcaaaaaaacagcagaagcaAAGTGTTTCATGACGCTGGTTTAAAACCATACTATTTACTGTAGGGGAAAGAGAACATAAAGCAGCACTAGTGAGCCAATCAAATGATTTGTCGAAAATGGATGAAAAGTTGTCTTTTGGTAAATGTGAGATTTCCACAGAAGcgtgatggacagacagaaaagcGAATGAGTTTAAAGTAACATAGATTGACAAACAAAAAGGATAATAGAAGTCAGACCTAATGCATATAGAGGTagttaagattatttttagACACTGTGCTTCTGATCGATTGGCATCCTGATCCGGTGTAGTGTTGTTGGTGGATCCCTCACTGTCGGAtcagggaaagggagagaggaggagtgaggagagacagacgAAGCAAATGACggagggagggtgggtgggagggagagatggagctGACTGcagtgaaggagaaaaaaataaagaggtTCAGAGGAACCCCCTTTGCTGGCAGTGAGATGAGCTCAGCAGatcacatcatcaccatcctaATGCATCTTTGTCAGCAGGGACACCTTGTTGTCCCTacacctctccctccccctttcGCTGCCCCGAGAGTCCAGACAGAGATGGCTATCGCTTCGATAAAGAAATCACGACTACCCTGCTGGcggtagaaagaaaaaaaaaaaaaaaaaaacaggcaaacatTAATAaagagtgaggggaaaaaacgGCTGAAGCAGCACAGCTGGCCTGGTTTGGCCTCAGCTGACCAGTAGGACTGTTTAATCCTTCCATCCATTAAGATAAGCATCACATCAgtaatgcatttatttcttctttatacttttttttccacaaaggCATCCATTCAACTCAGAAATGACATTTTCCTGCCGTATGCCTGCTTCTGAAAAGGTCATCCTCTCCCATTAGTTCATTGTAGATcagatttttgcattttctcaTTGAGGGCGGTTTCAGACCAGGATTTCTCGCTTTCCGTTAAGGATTGTTTGCCAACAGCATGCTGGCCATTCACGTGTGCCTTCCCCTCGCCACAGCTGTCCCCGCAGCGTAATTCTGTCATAATTCCCTTAGATCGGCCAGCAGCACACACCTAGTTTAGGGAATATACTGAGGGAAAAAATGTCCCCGAAAAGCCCCCTCCCAGCTTCCCCGCTGCATCTGCGTCTCTCACAGGAGAGCAtatggaggaggatgaaaaaaaaaaaaaaaaaaaaagaatcagatgAAATCGAAATAAACGTGGGAGGTGACAGAGGAGCGAGAagggagaaaaggaaggaaagagcaGAGCAAGATACAACAGATTTTTACTTGATCTTTTCTTTGTAAATCGGTGTCTGAAATGAAGAGATACTAACAGCTAAATGcaaaagagagaggagtgaaaacAAGAGTGTGGAAAAAACAGATAAGAGGGACTATCCATGTGACTGGCTGACACATTGCAGGCCAAAGTGCGACAGAGATACTTAATCTGGTAGAATATGGAAACAAGGATCATGATAGCTGTGCCACAAACCTCCTGAGCAGTTTATCTGTCATATCAAGTCAACCGTGGAACAGAGTGCACGCCGTTTACTGTATATTGGCACTTACTTATATAGAAATGGATGATAATGACACTACAAACTCACAATCTGATCTCTctgtcacgcacacacacacagagaccacacacacaaacaccacccaGCAGTGGTGATAATGATGGCTTGTAATAAATTAGAGGGCAATATATTGCTCTTCCCCTTGTTTCCCACGCAGCACATGTCTGAGAGCGCTTAATTGCCCATTCTCAATTACCACTGGAGGACtgaagagagagcgagagacagagggagaagcagACCAAACggtgcaagagagagagagagggagagcatgAGAGTGAAAGTGATTATTTGAATTACAGCTGGTAATTGAATAACCCTCCACAGGGGAAGGCTGATAGGCCAGAGATGAGCTGAGTCGAGGCTTGATAGATGAGTGTGCAGCTCACATACATGCCGATAGCCAGTCCCTGCAGGATTTCATTCAATTCCTCTGTGCTTGCAGTAAACAAAAGGGTTGGTCATTACAAGAAACTTGCCGTGTTTTTTTGAGTTTATTTTTGGATAAAGTGTGAGGCTGGTGTATTGTTCATAATTGTGGAATATTACATAAAAGCCGTGctttttgcagcttttttgggcgtattttctttatttttggcCACAACAAATGTAACTGAATAGACTTACTAACACAGCCATAAAAAATCCCACTCTATACTAagtgatttgattaaaatgcaGCAGTTTATTAAAGTGCTGATTTTATGGTGATGCTTCAACTGTGTAGAGACCCGGGCTCTCAGTCTTTCAATGGGCTGACCTATAAGAGTGAAAAGAGCAGGAGATGAGATGTGAGCCACCTGCTGAGAGACGAGGGGGAAAGTGGTgcgggggagggagagggacagagcCGAATGAACAGTAGGAGCTCACAGAGAGACTACAGGTGGAAGACAGGGAGCATGAATGGACAAATGACTGGAGGGAcagatgatgaatgaatgactgaatcaATAAATCCCTCAGGGTCTAACCAGCACTAGGTGTGTCTATAGTGCGCCTGGGTCCTAAGGCAACCCACGcattgaacttttttttattttttgttaagaAGTAGATTAAGACTTACGCTGTATGGGGTTAAATGGGAATTTTGACCACTTTTTCCCCCAGTGTTCGTGCTTTTCTATAAACAACAAATCTATTTTTCCCCTCCCTCAGACAAACAGAATGAGGTGGAGATTCCGTCGCCGACGTCCAAGACgcgagagaagaagaagcagcagaagcagcagctgatgaCACAGATCAGCGGGGTCAAGAAGGTCTCCCATGGGCCCTcgctctccagcagcagcatctcgCGCTTCGGCGTCAAGACTGAtaaggaggagctgctgtccaAGGAGCTGGAGGACCTAAACAAGTGGGGCCTGAACATCTTCACGGTTTCGGAGTACTCCCATAACCGGCCTCTTACCTGCATCATGTATGCCATTTTCCAGGTATGAGGTATCCCGCTTTAATCAGTGCAGGAACAATTCTGCATTCGGTTgcatctttatattttttttgtttgattactACTAAAGTTATTCCTAATTACATTTGCCATGTTGTCTTCTAGGAGCGAGACCTGTTAAAGACATTCAAGATCCCTGCGGATACGTTTGTGGCCTACATGATGACATTGGAAGATCACTATCATTCAGATGTGGCTTACCATAACAGCCTGCACGCCGCTGATGTAGCCCAGTCCACCcacatcctcctctccactccagTCCTGGATGTAAGTTATAATATAAAGCGACGTATTGAAGTGTCAGTTTGTACTCAGTTTTTAGTAAATCAGATCATACATCTTTCAACTCTGGAGGCTGAAAAATTGCCCCACCTCTGGCACCAGCGTGCATCCACAGAAATGAGGGAAAACTAAATTGAGCACTTACATCATCCCATGTGCCACTTTCCTGGATCACCATCCCAGCTTTGAAGAGCTCAACATCCTTCCATTAACTCAAAGAacttcccctctttcctccaACATTTCGTGTTATACTCCCTCACAGTGAAGCTTGCTGGCCTTGTGTGACCTAGCTCAATTTCGTGACTTAAATTAAGGTTTAAAATCTGATGAAAATCCAGTCTGAAAGGTAGATGATCTCATTTTCTTCAGAAATAGTTTAATGTTCCCgttttccctctccctctttcgcAGGCCGTCTTCACAGATCTTGAGATCCTGGCAGCCATCTTTGCTGCAGCTATCCATGATGTTGACCATCCCGGCGTATCAAACCAATTCCTGATCAATACTAGTAagacaaaatatttcttaacGCAGGACTAAGACATTCAATTTGTTGCTTTCAACAACCAGATAGAGGTAATCATTACAAAGACTTAAATATCTGAATTCCCTTTCCAGACTCTGAGTTGGCCTTGATGTACAACGACGAGTCTGTGCTGGAGAACCATCACTTGGCTGTGGGATTCAAGCTGCTGCAGGAAGACAACTGTGACATCTTCCAGAACCTCACAAAGAAACAACGGCAGTCTCTGCGCAAGATGGTGATCGACATGGTAAGATAGCAGGATTCATATTCTAATCATCTTATTATTATGTCCTGATTTAAAACATAACCTGTCCAATTATCCTGTCGCTTAcgatggatttttttttttttctgtttcattcagGTTTTGGCCACTGACATGTCCAAACACATGAGTCTGCTGGCTGATCTGAAGACAATGGTGGAGACCAAGAAGGTGACGAGCTCtggagtgctgctgctggacaatTACACCGACAGGATACAGGTACATGCTGGTTTTTGTAAAACTatttcttctaaaaaaaaaataaaaaaaatgtacatttatatgGACTGCAAGCTTTTGATTGGACATTCTCTAAGCCCTCCACAcctcttttttctgcttttaataGCTCTGATCAATAGCCAGTGTTGGCGGAGGTTACTCAGCCAATGATCATTAGCCGGCCTCCTACATAGCTGACCTCTGCTCCCACTGTCACTCCTTTTCTCACTCCATCCATCTTGTCTTTACCTTTACGTGTGCCCTTTACACTTCCCTTCTAATGGTCCTTCTAGTATTTCTTCTTTATTAGAATGCTGTGTGGACTGACCACCTTTCATAACAAAGCACATTTTAGTAGATTTGGGGTTTTTGGGAGAGAAAATATCAATGATTGAACACAATGGATACAGGAATTTACTAAATAGCAATTCTGTATTATTCATAGGTGCTGCGTAACATGGTGCACTGTGCTGACCTGAGTAACCCCACTAAGTCCCTGGAGCTGTATCGTCAGTGGACTGATCGGATAATGGAGGAGTTCTTCCaccagggagacagagagagggagagggggatggAGATCAGCCCTATGTGcgacaaacacacagcttcagtGGAGAAAAGCCAGGTAGGCGATTGAGGACACGGAAACTGCATCAAACACAAACGTGGATGTATACATTCACATTTGTGCATCGAACCCTCGAAAGAATCTAAATTCCAGCTCTAATATGTCCCCTCACTTCTTTCCAGGTGGGTTTCATCGACTACATCGTGCACCCTCTGTGGGAGACCTGGGCCGATCTGGTCCACCCTGATGCCCAGGACATTCTGGACACTCTGGAGGACAACAGGAACTGGTACCAGAGCATGATCCCCCAGAGTCCCTCCCCGCCCTTCTACGACCAAGGCACGCACGGACACAGTGGAGGCACTGGGGGGCAGGGAGGCGGAGAGAAGTTTCAGTTTGAGCTGAccttggaggaggaggaggatttggaCGGGATAGACAAAGATGgcgacgaggaggaggaagaagaggaagagttagaagaggaggaggacagtctCGGAGATTCTCGTTCTCCTCCCCTGGACTATTTGGACGGTCAGGAGCACGAGGAGGGCAGCATGATGGAGCCCACGACAGCAATAGAGATCGTGACACACGAGGCATCACCCACAGACACATAGGGCTTCCATCAACAGGCTCACATGGTGATTTGAAagtttttggaaaaaaagaggggagatCCTCTTGCAGCTGTGCTTTTTAATAAGCCCACAGAAGCAAGGGCTTAGTTTCGTCCCGCACAGGGGCGTCTTGCACTTGGGTGTTTGAAGCCAGACACGGACGGACAGTTTCAGTGAAGCGGCTTCAGAGTTCTCAGGAAATAATTACTGCGAACATTTTAGTCTTGATGGACAGGCGAGACTGAAGGTGGAACTTGAAGGATTTCGGCCAGTTTTGGAAATGGTTACCTTTCTTTTCTGGACTGGCATTAAATGGACATTGACACTACTGAGAGAAGTTTTGTACCTTAAGACTTTTTTTACAGATATGATATGATCTAGAAGTAGCATAGAGTAAGATCTACTGATGGAGACACATTTGTATAGCAAGAGAAAGTGTTTACTTTTTTCCTGTACCATTTGTCAAAGGACTTTTGTGTGCCTTTTTTACTATTGTCTTTAtaatagttttttatttattgaacacTCTAGTAtgtctgtgaaatgttttttttcttatctgaaAGAGCAAAATCTTTTTTGTatgttaaaaagagaacagTCTTCCATGTATTGGGCAATAGAGATATCCAAACAAACGTCGACAAACAACTCTTGGACAAACTCATCTAAATAGGGAAACATTAACACCCACATTATACgcacattttgtcacatttgtttttcaatctgagcacaatgtttttctttacacGTGGAATTCAAACACTTATGTTCACTCATGGTTCATGTTACATGTTTAGTTTGTTGCTTTCTATATCAGATGTCAGTCAATGAATGTCACAGTCACACTGAAATACATCACCTATTTTCATACTCCATCTCTTTACacattattttttcctctttctttggAACCGTCTGCAGACCATTGGGGCTTCCTGTCTTTTCACACCAAAACCTGACTTTTAATGCAAAATGGTCAGTGAATATATGAAATCCTACACTGGCGACTATATGGTATTCCTGCTaaattttcagtgtaaaatTATTACAACATTTGacaactttgttttttcatttttgcattcAATTGTTGTTGTGTTGGTGTGAAATGGAGGCTAGTCCAGTTCAAACCGTAATAAACTACAACCTAGCACCAGATAAAAATCGGCAGACATACAACCAGGCCTAAAAACAAACGTGGCAACAAGCTGCTAAGATCTACGATAAAATCCAAAACGAGGTCTGCCAAGGACGAAATGCACAACAGCGGTGAATCTATTTTTAGCCTACAGGTATGCTGCAGTCTTAATAATCCTGTTAGTTGGAACAGGTCCTGACCCCAGACCCATCTGATGTAACGCCCCCCTGCCCCTCTGCAATCAGGGCCAGACCAGATGATTAACGGTGCTCTTACTGCTGCCTGTCTGAAAGGCCCTCTCCTACCCTCATCAGCGCCACTATTCACATGGTTTACAAACCCCCCTGGGCTCCACAGACACGACCCCAAAACAATCAGGCCGGCTATTTCTTCCTCGTGATAAAAATCCCACAAGTCCGGTGTCTGTTCATTGACGTCAATTgaatttttttccctccccccCCCTTGTATCAGGTTTCCAGGACAGTCGGGTTATTAGGATTTGGCACAGATGGAATAGCTGGATTCAGCATGGTAGACTGTACccttttggaaaaaaagaggagtaaTTAGGTGCTCTAGtttgaaaacaaaccaaaaaaaaaaaacctttttgtttcTCCACTAATGTGATGGGAATATGGTTTG
Encoded here:
- the pde4ba gene encoding 3',5'-cyclic-AMP phosphodiesterase 4B, whose amino-acid sequence is MYRRSPCARGRVHFDFSEEVIRKLHATNHGHAHSFDVENGPSASCSPLDPQASPGSGLVLHTNFPGHNQRRESFLYRSDSDYDLSPKSMSRNSSIASELHGDDLIVTPFAQVLASLRSVRNNFTVLTNVQCASSKRSPAATTQPPITRVCLPDEAYQKLAMETMEELDWCLDQLETIQTYRSVSDMASNKFKRMLNRELTHLSEMSRSGNQVSEFISNTFLDKQNEVEIPSPTSKTREKKKQQKQQLMTQISGVKKVSHGPSLSSSSISRFGVKTDKEELLSKELEDLNKWGLNIFTVSEYSHNRPLTCIMYAIFQERDLLKTFKIPADTFVAYMMTLEDHYHSDVAYHNSLHAADVAQSTHILLSTPVLDAVFTDLEILAAIFAAAIHDVDHPGVSNQFLINTNSELALMYNDESVLENHHLAVGFKLLQEDNCDIFQNLTKKQRQSLRKMVIDMVLATDMSKHMSLLADLKTMVETKKVTSSGVLLLDNYTDRIQVLRNMVHCADLSNPTKSLELYRQWTDRIMEEFFHQGDRERERGMEISPMCDKHTASVEKSQVGFIDYIVHPLWETWADLVHPDAQDILDTLEDNRNWYQSMIPQSPSPPFYDQGTHGHSGGTGGQGGGEKFQFELTLEEEEDLDGIDKDGDEEEEEEEELEEEEDSLGDSRSPPLDYLDGQEHEEGSMMEPTTAIEIVTHEASPTDT